From a single Sediminibacterium sp. KACHI17 genomic region:
- a CDS encoding ATP-dependent DNA helicase, whose translation MITREQQQAQFKKIYDGLNEQQKSAVDKTEGPVMVIAGPGTGKTQILGARIGKLRLETDTQPENILCLTYTDAGVVAMRKRLLNFIGPDAYKVNICTFHAFCNDVIQDNLSLFEKTAMDPISDLERIDLLKSLIDSFPKNHLLKRYRGDVYFEIKNLQHLFSNMKREGWQPEYINQCIDDYLNDLPNREEFIYKRNQGSFKKGDLKENKIADEKEKMEKLRAAVNEFTRFQQMMRSKNLYDFDDMINWVIDVFKTHPNVLARYQEQYQYILVDEFQDTSGTQNMLIKLLISYWDEPNVFVVGDDDQSIYRFQGANVENMQQFADQFSDSLYTVVLTNNYRSTQPILDVSRSLIERNKERLVNKIEGLSKILTASNTKINEGTIPPTIREYENPREEMIHLTLQVEELIQSGVEPRHICIIYRENKPNEELAKFFQQKQIPVYSKRDVNILHEQICRQLLQLLRYLKDEHHIPFSGDELLFEILHYQWFGIPPIEVAKLSAEAAQKNLSNQKISLRQLIAEKLQGPLPDLFSTEIPGLRKAQTILEKLIGDVPNVTVQQLFENCIRETGLLAYVMNSPDKHWLLQLLTGLFDFIKKETHRNPNLTLEKLVNIFDLMEKESLVLPLVRVSGTDSAVNLLTAHGSKGLEYEYVFIAGCNSANWEKKRKPSGGYSMPDTIFASQPAHSEEEELRRLFYVAMTRASQHLYISYTRTNRDGKEIEPSMFIAEIREEHALPYEKISLPEETIADFAILAMSKELKPEIEHTEAAFIDQLLDKFVMNVTALNNYLKCPLQFYFNNLVRVPSGKSEATEFGSAVHHALQKLFQKMQQNHNQFPDQSEFLADFKWYMERNKEHFTKEQFARRIEQGEQVLPAYYERYIHEWEKIVAIETNIRNVILNGIPLKGKLDKLEFTGRQVNVVDYKTGDAEKGIKKLTPPSDKDPNGGDYWRQAVFYKILVDHYPSKNWEAVSAEFDFIEPDKKKGYLKEKRVITPQDIATVKAQIEMVWEKIKKRDFYTGCGKEDCRWCEFVKTNEMAVALHETDENEEETE comes from the coding sequence ATGATTACGCGCGAACAACAACAGGCTCAATTCAAGAAGATTTATGATGGTTTGAATGAACAACAAAAAAGCGCTGTTGATAAAACGGAAGGACCGGTAATGGTCATCGCCGGACCTGGTACCGGTAAAACACAAATATTGGGAGCCCGTATCGGAAAACTTCGTTTGGAAACAGACACACAGCCCGAAAACATTTTATGTCTTACTTATACGGATGCCGGTGTGGTAGCGATGCGTAAGAGATTATTGAATTTCATCGGCCCCGATGCATATAAGGTAAATATCTGCACTTTTCATGCTTTTTGTAATGATGTGATCCAGGATAACTTATCTCTTTTCGAGAAAACTGCGATGGACCCAATATCTGATCTCGAAAGAATTGATTTACTAAAATCGCTGATCGATAGTTTTCCAAAAAATCATTTGCTAAAGCGATACAGGGGTGATGTATATTTTGAGATCAAAAACCTGCAACATCTTTTCAGTAATATGAAAAGAGAGGGTTGGCAACCGGAATATATCAATCAATGTATTGACGACTACCTGAATGATCTACCCAATCGGGAAGAGTTCATCTATAAAAGAAACCAAGGCTCTTTTAAAAAGGGAGACCTGAAAGAGAATAAGATCGCTGATGAAAAAGAAAAGATGGAAAAACTTCGCGCAGCTGTAAACGAGTTTACCCGTTTTCAGCAAATGATGCGAAGTAAGAACCTATACGATTTTGATGACATGATCAATTGGGTGATCGATGTTTTCAAAACACATCCCAATGTACTCGCAAGGTATCAGGAGCAATACCAATACATTTTAGTGGATGAGTTTCAGGATACCAGTGGCACTCAAAATATGCTGATAAAACTATTGATCAGCTACTGGGATGAACCCAATGTATTTGTAGTAGGTGATGATGATCAAAGTATCTATCGTTTTCAGGGAGCGAATGTGGAGAATATGCAGCAGTTTGCTGATCAGTTCAGTGACTCATTGTATACAGTTGTGCTCACCAATAATTATCGTTCTACTCAACCCATTCTGGATGTTTCTAGATCATTGATCGAAAGAAACAAAGAACGATTGGTGAATAAGATTGAAGGACTCAGTAAAATACTGACCGCTTCTAATACAAAGATCAATGAGGGTACAATACCTCCAACAATAAGAGAGTATGAGAATCCACGGGAAGAAATGATCCATCTCACATTACAAGTGGAGGAGTTGATTCAAAGTGGTGTAGAACCCAGGCATATTTGTATCATCTATCGTGAGAATAAACCAAATGAAGAACTGGCCAAGTTTTTTCAACAAAAACAAATACCGGTATACAGTAAAAGAGATGTCAATATTCTTCATGAACAAATCTGTCGGCAGTTATTACAATTGTTGAGATATCTGAAAGATGAACATCATATTCCGTTTAGTGGTGATGAATTATTGTTTGAAATCCTCCATTATCAATGGTTTGGTATCCCCCCCATTGAAGTCGCGAAATTGAGTGCAGAAGCTGCGCAGAAAAATCTGAGTAATCAAAAAATTTCCTTACGTCAGTTGATCGCAGAAAAACTTCAGGGGCCATTGCCGGATCTATTCAGCACTGAAATCCCTGGTCTAAGAAAAGCACAGACCATTTTGGAAAAACTGATCGGAGATGTTCCCAATGTAACCGTACAACAGTTATTTGAAAATTGTATTCGTGAAACAGGTTTATTGGCATATGTCATGAACAGTCCGGATAAACACTGGCTTTTACAATTACTGACTGGATTGTTTGATTTTATTAAAAAAGAAACACACCGCAATCCCAACCTCACATTAGAAAAGCTGGTCAACATTTTTGATCTAATGGAAAAAGAATCCTTGGTGTTACCACTTGTTCGGGTATCGGGTACAGATAGCGCTGTGAATCTTCTCACAGCACATGGCTCCAAAGGATTAGAATACGAGTACGTATTTATTGCGGGATGTAATTCCGCTAATTGGGAAAAGAAAAGGAAACCGTCTGGTGGATATAGTATGCCGGATACCATCTTCGCATCTCAGCCGGCGCATAGTGAGGAAGAAGAACTAAGAAGATTGTTTTATGTAGCAATGACTCGTGCGTCTCAGCATTTATATATTTCTTATACCAGAACCAACAGAGATGGAAAAGAAATAGAGCCGTCTATGTTCATTGCCGAGATCAGAGAAGAACATGCACTGCCTTATGAAAAGATCAGTCTGCCGGAAGAAACGATCGCTGATTTTGCGATACTCGCTATGAGCAAAGAACTAAAACCGGAGATCGAACATACCGAAGCAGCCTTCATCGATCAGCTCCTCGATAAGTTTGTGATGAATGTAACAGCATTGAATAACTACCTGAAATGCCCGCTGCAGTTTTACTTCAATAACCTCGTACGGGTTCCTTCCGGTAAGTCCGAAGCTACAGAGTTCGGGTCTGCCGTACACCATGCACTGCAGAAGCTATTCCAAAAAATGCAGCAGAATCATAACCAGTTCCCGGATCAATCAGAATTTCTGGCAGATTTTAAATGGTATATGGAGCGCAATAAAGAACATTTTACCAAAGAACAATTTGCAAGGAGAATAGAACAAGGAGAACAGGTTTTACCCGCTTATTATGAACGCTACATTCATGAATGGGAAAAGATCGTGGCCATAGAAACCAATATCCGCAATGTGATCCTTAATGGCATCCCTTTAAAAGGTAAACTCGACAAACTTGAATTTACGGGAAGACAAGTCAATGTGGTAGATTACAAAACAGGCGATGCTGAAAAGGGAATCAAAAAATTAACCCCCCCAAGCGATAAGGATCCAAATGGAGGTGATTACTGGCGACAAGCAGTATTTTATAAAATCCTGGTTGATCACTACCCATCCAAAAACTGGGAAGCAGTGAGTGCAGAGTTTGATTTTATAGAGCCTGATAAAAAGAAAGGCTACCTGAAAGAAAAAAGAGTCATCACACCTCAGGATATTGCAACGGTTAAGGCACAGATCGAAATGGTTTGGGAGAAGATCAAAAAAAGAGATTTCTATACCGGTTGCGGTAAGGAAGACTGTCGTTGGTGTGAATTTGTAAAGACCAATGAAATGGCTGTTGCATTACATGAAACAGATGAAAATGAAGAAGAGACAGAATGA
- a CDS encoding Ig-like domain-containing protein, producing MKNLLRHILPINCIVIGFMTILLANSCANIVPPSGGPRDSLPPRLVIANPKDSATNVKTKNILLTFNEFVSLQSPENIIYSPVPKNTPQVDYKLRNVTVRFRDSLEENTTYSIDFGNSIIDVNESNVAKNFRYVFSTGPSIDFNTYQGKVLVAETGKVDSTLIIVLHKNTSDSAIKKLSPRFFTRINGKGEFKFNNLPAGTFAAYVVDGKSYNKIFDSTALFAFRDALVEIGNYNELDTFYAFTQSIIKNVKATDPSGSLPPSLRDDKRLRYLTILDNGMQDLLSDFKMVFNRKIFSLDTGKVRLTNNEDVVQNGYTVSLDSLRKTLILRYSWKENTTYKLIIQKDAVLDSNAISLSRADTLLLSTRKETEYGSVRFRFLNVDTAQHAVLQLFQNEEQVASYPINQNDIQIRRFKPGSYELRILYDANKNGKWDTGSFTPIKKQPEKVFFIPRQLNIRANWDNETTIALQ from the coding sequence ATGAAAAATCTTTTGAGACATATTCTTCCTATCAATTGCATCGTCATTGGCTTCATGACCATCCTGTTGGCCAATTCATGTGCCAATATCGTACCGCCTAGCGGGGGGCCGAGAGATAGTTTACCTCCCCGATTAGTGATCGCCAATCCAAAGGATTCGGCTACGAATGTAAAGACCAAAAATATCCTGCTCACTTTTAACGAGTTTGTGAGTTTACAGAGTCCGGAGAATATTATCTATTCACCTGTTCCAAAGAATACCCCACAGGTTGATTATAAACTTCGAAATGTTACCGTTCGGTTCAGAGATTCATTGGAAGAGAATACTACTTATTCCATCGATTTCGGTAACAGCATCATCGATGTGAATGAAAGCAATGTGGCGAAAAATTTCCGATACGTTTTTTCTACCGGCCCTTCTATTGATTTCAATACCTATCAAGGTAAAGTATTGGTAGCGGAAACGGGTAAAGTCGATAGTACCTTGATCATCGTTTTACATAAGAACACTTCGGATAGTGCGATCAAAAAATTAAGTCCGCGTTTTTTTACCAGGATCAATGGCAAAGGCGAATTCAAGTTCAATAATTTACCAGCAGGAACTTTTGCAGCATATGTGGTAGATGGGAAAAGCTATAATAAAATCTTTGACAGTACTGCTCTTTTTGCTTTCAGGGATGCTTTGGTAGAAATTGGCAACTACAATGAGTTGGATACTTTTTATGCTTTTACACAATCGATCATCAAAAATGTAAAAGCTACTGATCCTTCCGGCAGTCTACCGCCTTCATTGCGTGATGATAAAAGACTCCGCTATCTCACCATATTAGATAATGGCATGCAAGATCTGCTAAGCGATTTTAAGATGGTATTCAATAGAAAGATATTCTCATTGGATACGGGGAAAGTGAGACTCACTAATAATGAGGATGTAGTACAAAATGGCTATACGGTGAGTTTGGACAGTCTGCGTAAAACACTGATACTTCGCTATTCATGGAAAGAAAATACTACCTATAAACTCATCATTCAAAAAGATGCAGTACTGGATAGTAATGCCATATCGCTTTCGCGAGCAGATACATTGCTGTTAAGTACAAGAAAAGAAACAGAGTATGGCAGTGTACGCTTTCGTTTTCTGAATGTTGATACCGCACAGCATGCGGTCTTGCAACTCTTCCAGAATGAAGAACAAGTGGCCTCTTATCCTATCAATCAAAATGATATTCAGATTCGCCGTTTTAAACCGGGCAGTTATGAGTTAAGGATTTTGTATGATGCAAATAAAAACGGCAAATGGGATACCGGTAGTTTTACCCCCATCAAAAAGCAGCCGGAAAAAGTGTTCTTCATACCTCGTCAATTAAACATTCGAGCCAACTGGGATAACGAAACAACGATTGCTTTACAATAA
- the recR gene encoding recombination mediator RecR, with protein MQLPSSLLENAVQQFSKLPGIGKKTALRLVLHLLKQEVNEVQHFGETIARMRRDIKFCQRCHNISDGDICSICANSMRNQQMICVVENIRDVIAIETTQQFNGSYHVLGGIISPLDGVGPEQLSIESLVQRIEKEKTEEIVFALNPNIQGDTTIYYIQKKIAHLPCRITTIARGIAFGGDLEYADEMTLAKSIANRLPVQQYVK; from the coding sequence ATGCAACTCCCCTCCTCACTTCTTGAAAATGCAGTACAGCAGTTTTCCAAACTTCCGGGTATTGGAAAAAAAACCGCTTTGCGACTGGTCTTGCATTTACTGAAACAAGAGGTGAATGAAGTGCAGCATTTTGGCGAAACCATTGCCAGAATGAGACGTGATATCAAGTTCTGTCAGCGTTGCCACAATATCAGTGATGGCGATATCTGTTCTATTTGTGCAAATTCCATGCGCAATCAACAAATGATCTGCGTTGTGGAAAATATTAGAGATGTGATCGCTATTGAAACCACCCAGCAATTCAATGGCTCCTACCATGTATTAGGCGGTATCATTTCACCACTGGACGGCGTCGGTCCTGAACAATTAAGCATTGAGTCACTCGTTCAGCGAATAGAAAAAGAGAAAACAGAAGAAATCGTTTTTGCTTTGAATCCCAATATACAGGGAGATACAACAATCTACTATATCCAGAAAAAAATTGCCCATCTTCCTTGTCGCATCACAACCATCGCCAGGGGCATCGCTTTTGGGGGAGACCTTGAATATGCAGATGAGATGACCCTCGCGAAAAGCATCGCTAACCGACTTCCCGTACAGCAATATGTGAAATAG
- a CDS encoding YceI family protein, whose product MKKIIGLVSMVFLIGLQADAQKIFGTRNGKITFESPTDADVKAVNNEVTSRIADNGQITFSMLMKGFKFKYAEMQEHFNDQYIESTKFPRADFKGNIVNLKDVNFAKDGSYAVTVKGDLTMHGVTKNITVKGNIEIKSGKPSARAGFVINMSDFKIDASSVTEKVSVDINCQYQ is encoded by the coding sequence ATGAAGAAAATTATTGGATTGGTATCAATGGTGTTTCTGATCGGACTTCAAGCCGACGCACAAAAAATATTCGGAACACGCAATGGAAAGATCACATTCGAATCTCCAACAGATGCTGATGTGAAAGCTGTAAACAATGAAGTAACCAGCAGAATAGCTGATAATGGACAAATAACGTTCAGCATGTTGATGAAAGGATTCAAATTCAAGTATGCTGAAATGCAAGAACACTTTAATGATCAGTATATAGAAAGTACCAAGTTTCCAAGAGCTGATTTTAAAGGTAATATCGTGAATCTGAAAGATGTGAACTTCGCAAAAGACGGATCTTATGCCGTTACTGTGAAGGGAGACCTGACTATGCATGGTGTAACCAAAAACATCACCGTAAAAGGCAATATTGAGATCAAAAGCGGAAAGCCTAGTGCCAGAGCAGGATTTGTGATCAATATGAGCGACTTCAAGATCGATGCATCTTCGGTTACAGAAAAAGTATCCGTTGATATCAACTGTCAGTACCAGTAA
- a CDS encoding DUF5777 family beta-barrel protein, with the protein MKILFTRSLAIICLTLITFISVAQETDLFKMQDSTNAADDKNKTEKTLNTFYSTRLVTTQTVEITGKGSMDFRINHRFAPLNQGFYNLFGLDFVSARIGFDFGLAENLMVGIGRTGTNKEGDAFVKYRVLRQSSGVKNVPVSISLLGSVMYRGLRYADPTLNVKTKDRTYYTAQLMIARKFNEHTSLQISPTYTRYNRILFLNGGAKDLFSVGFLARQKVSKRVSINAEYFVQTERFDGTYNPLSIGVDIQTGGHVFQLHFTNSIGMNEHTFIHETFGSWGKGDIRWGFNISRIFTLGKNKKK; encoded by the coding sequence ATGAAGATCTTATTTACAAGGTCACTGGCCATCATATGCCTGACCCTCATCACCTTTATTTCTGTTGCACAAGAAACGGATCTGTTCAAAATGCAAGACAGTACCAATGCAGCTGATGATAAAAACAAGACCGAAAAAACACTGAATACATTTTATTCTACCCGACTCGTGACCACACAAACTGTGGAGATCACAGGTAAGGGAAGTATGGACTTTCGAATCAATCACCGTTTCGCCCCTTTGAATCAAGGGTTTTATAACTTATTCGGACTTGATTTTGTTTCCGCACGTATCGGCTTTGATTTCGGATTAGCAGAAAATCTAATGGTCGGCATTGGAAGAACAGGTACCAATAAAGAAGGGGATGCTTTTGTAAAATACAGAGTACTCAGACAAAGCAGCGGCGTGAAAAATGTTCCTGTATCGATCTCTTTGCTGGGCTCCGTGATGTACCGTGGATTGCGCTATGCTGATCCAACCCTTAATGTTAAAACAAAAGACCGAACCTACTATACAGCACAGTTAATGATCGCCAGAAAATTCAATGAGCACACTTCTTTACAGATCTCTCCAACTTATACCCGTTATAACAGAATTCTTTTCCTGAACGGAGGAGCAAAAGATCTTTTCTCGGTGGGCTTTTTGGCCAGACAAAAAGTAAGCAAGCGCGTCAGCATCAATGCTGAGTATTTCGTGCAGACAGAACGTTTTGATGGAACGTATAATCCTTTATCGATCGGAGTAGACATACAAACAGGCGGACACGTATTCCAACTGCATTTCACAAATTCGATCGGTATGAACGAACATACATTTATTCATGAGACTTTTGGATCATGGGGTAAAGGAGATATCCGATGGGGCTTTAATATCTCTCGTATTTTTACGCTGGGTAAAAACAAAAAGAAATAA
- a CDS encoding homocysteine S-methyltransferase family protein, which produces MSIRKELEKRILVIDGAMGTMIQRHKLTEADYRGERFKDWHCDVKGNNDLLCITQPGIIKGIHKEYLTAGADIIETNTFSSTTIAMADYDMQSLAYELNVAAAKCAKDAVNEFMAENPGTTPKYVAGAIGPLNKTLSLSPDVNNPGFRAVTFDEVVTAYKEQIKGLVDGGVDILLIETIFDTLNAKGAIFAAKQFFRETGIPELPIMISGTITDASGRTLSGQTLEAFYTSVMHAEPLSVGLNCALGAAEMRSHIEELSQIAACYTSAYPNAGLPNAMGEYDEAPHQTAHFIEEWAKQGFVNIVGGCCGTTPDHIKHIADHVKTISPRPLPVIETALA; this is translated from the coding sequence ATGAGTATACGCAAAGAATTAGAAAAAAGAATTCTGGTCATTGATGGCGCAATGGGTACAATGATACAGCGTCACAAATTGACAGAAGCTGACTATCGTGGCGAACGATTTAAAGACTGGCATTGTGATGTAAAAGGGAATAATGACCTTTTATGCATTACACAACCCGGCATCATCAAAGGAATTCATAAAGAATATCTTACTGCCGGAGCTGATATTATTGAAACCAATACATTCAGCAGTACCACGATCGCAATGGCTGATTATGATATGCAATCACTCGCCTACGAGCTAAATGTAGCTGCCGCCAAATGCGCTAAAGATGCGGTGAATGAATTTATGGCTGAAAATCCAGGTACAACCCCTAAATATGTGGCCGGTGCCATTGGCCCTTTGAATAAAACATTAAGTCTTTCACCTGATGTTAATAATCCCGGCTTTAGGGCTGTTACTTTTGACGAAGTGGTAACAGCGTATAAAGAACAAATCAAAGGACTGGTTGATGGAGGTGTAGATATTCTTCTGATCGAAACCATCTTTGATACCCTGAATGCAAAGGGTGCCATTTTCGCGGCAAAACAATTTTTCCGTGAAACAGGTATACCCGAATTACCGATCATGATCAGCGGTACCATTACAGATGCATCCGGAAGAACATTGAGCGGACAAACACTCGAGGCATTTTACACCTCTGTGATGCATGCAGAACCATTAAGTGTAGGGTTGAATTGCGCATTAGGAGCCGCTGAAATGCGTTCACATATTGAGGAACTGAGTCAGATCGCTGCTTGCTATACTTCAGCATACCCGAATGCAGGATTACCCAATGCAATGGGTGAATATGATGAAGCACCGCATCAAACAGCACACTTTATTGAAGAGTGGGCTAAGCAAGGATTTGTCAACATTGTTGGTGGTTGTTGCGGTACGACTCCCGATCACATCAAACATATCGCCGATCACGTTAAAACCATTTCACCAAGACCACTTCCTGTTATTGAAACAGCATTGGCTTAA
- the metH gene encoding methionine synthase, whose amino-acid sequence MSSATIIKPYLRLSGLEPLVVRPETNFVNVGERTNVTGSKKFARLIRENKYEEALSVARQQVENGAQVLDVNMDDALLDGVKAMTTFLNLLQSEPDIARIPIMIDSSKFEIIEAGLKCVQGKCIVNSISMKEGEEKFIEQAFICKAFGAAVIVMAFDEVGQADTKARKVEICHRAYKILTERVGFPPQDIIFDPNIFAVATGIEEHNNYAVDFIEATREIKQLMPLTKVSGGVSNVSFSFRGNDHVREAIHSVFLFHAIKAGMDMGIVNAGQLVVYDEIEPTLRDLCEDVLLNRNNENNEATEKLIAFAETVKAKGKVEVKDEAWRNEPVEKRLAHSLINGITDYIEADTEEARQKYPKPLDVIEGPLMDGMNIVGDLFGAGKMFLPQVVKSARVMKKSVAVLTPYIEAEKEERKQAHLKAGTANTEAAGAAKILLATVKGDVHDIGKNIVGVVLGCNGYDIIDLGVMVPADKILDAAQKENADIIGLSGLITPSLDEMVHIAKEMKRRGMTQPLLIGGATTSRMHTAVKIAPEYDNGVIHVLDASRSVTVAGSLLNKEQKEVFLKSTGEEYVKLKEGFDNKKSIKQYLPYNESLQNKVKIDWNTFSPVSPEFTGIQVFADVDLNEIRPYIDWKPFFIAWEMHGNFPEILTDTVVGKEATKLYNDANALLDTIIAEKWLTAKGTIGFWEAASTDDDVVVTNEGKKTTLSFLRQQIKKAPGQPNLSLADFIAPADSGKKDHIGAFAVTIQGIDQHIKKFEANLDDYNKIMLQALADRLAEAFAEFLHLKTRKEYWGYDKNETLSNEELIKEKYVGIRPAPGYPACPDHTEKYKLFDLLQVTQNIGIELTESLAMYPASSVCGWYFAHPQSQYYGVGKIQQDQFEDYAKRKGMSLETAEKWLRPVLEG is encoded by the coding sequence ATGAGTTCAGCTACTATCATAAAACCATATCTACGTTTATCAGGTCTTGAACCATTAGTGGTCAGACCGGAAACCAACTTTGTGAATGTTGGGGAAAGAACCAATGTAACCGGCTCAAAAAAATTCGCAAGACTGATCCGTGAAAATAAATATGAAGAAGCATTGTCTGTTGCACGTCAACAAGTAGAGAATGGCGCACAGGTCTTGGATGTGAACATGGATGATGCATTATTGGATGGTGTTAAAGCCATGACCACTTTCCTGAACCTCTTACAAAGTGAGCCGGATATTGCACGTATTCCGATCATGATCGATAGTTCAAAATTTGAGATCATTGAAGCAGGTTTGAAATGTGTACAGGGTAAATGTATCGTGAACTCTATCTCCATGAAAGAAGGAGAAGAAAAATTCATAGAACAAGCATTCATTTGTAAAGCTTTTGGTGCTGCAGTCATTGTGATGGCATTTGATGAAGTAGGACAAGCTGATACCAAAGCGCGAAAAGTAGAGATCTGTCATCGTGCGTATAAGATCCTCACAGAGAGAGTGGGTTTCCCACCTCAGGATATTATTTTCGATCCAAATATTTTTGCTGTAGCTACAGGAATTGAAGAGCATAATAATTATGCTGTCGATTTTATTGAAGCTACCAGAGAGATCAAACAATTGATGCCACTGACCAAAGTGAGTGGTGGGGTATCCAATGTATCATTTTCATTCCGTGGGAATGATCATGTCCGTGAAGCCATCCACTCTGTATTCCTTTTCCATGCGATCAAAGCCGGAATGGATATGGGCATTGTGAACGCAGGACAATTGGTGGTATATGATGAAATAGAGCCAACGCTTCGTGATTTATGTGAAGATGTTCTTTTGAACAGAAACAATGAAAACAACGAAGCCACAGAAAAACTCATTGCTTTTGCTGAAACCGTGAAGGCGAAGGGCAAGGTAGAAGTGAAAGATGAAGCTTGGCGCAATGAGCCTGTTGAAAAAAGGCTGGCACACTCACTCATCAATGGTATCACAGATTATATTGAAGCAGATACGGAAGAAGCCAGACAAAAATATCCCAAACCTTTGGATGTCATTGAAGGTCCATTGATGGATGGTATGAACATTGTTGGTGATCTGTTTGGTGCTGGTAAAATGTTCTTACCACAAGTTGTAAAGAGTGCACGTGTCATGAAAAAGAGTGTGGCCGTACTCACTCCTTATATTGAAGCTGAAAAAGAAGAAAGAAAACAAGCCCATCTCAAAGCCGGTACCGCCAATACAGAAGCAGCAGGTGCTGCAAAAATATTGTTGGCTACCGTAAAAGGTGATGTACATGATATTGGAAAGAATATTGTAGGCGTGGTACTCGGCTGTAATGGATATGATATCATTGATCTTGGTGTAATGGTACCTGCAGATAAAATCTTAGATGCTGCACAAAAAGAAAATGCAGATATCATTGGTTTGAGTGGACTCATCACTCCTTCGCTGGATGAAATGGTTCATATTGCCAAAGAGATGAAACGTCGTGGTATGACTCAACCACTACTGATCGGTGGAGCTACTACTTCGAGAATGCATACTGCTGTAAAAATTGCTCCCGAATATGACAATGGCGTCATTCATGTATTGGATGCATCCAGAAGTGTTACTGTTGCAGGATCATTGCTGAATAAAGAACAGAAAGAAGTATTCCTGAAGTCTACCGGTGAAGAATATGTAAAGTTGAAAGAAGGGTTTGATAACAAAAAGAGCATCAAACAATACCTTCCTTACAATGAATCATTACAGAACAAAGTCAAAATCGACTGGAATACCTTCTCGCCTGTTAGTCCTGAATTTACAGGCATCCAAGTATTTGCGGATGTAGATTTGAATGAGATTCGTCCTTACATCGATTGGAAACCCTTCTTCATCGCCTGGGAAATGCATGGCAATTTTCCGGAGATACTAACAGATACTGTAGTAGGAAAAGAGGCCACTAAACTGTACAATGATGCGAATGCTTTATTGGATACCATTATTGCAGAAAAATGGTTGACTGCAAAAGGTACCATTGGTTTCTGGGAAGCAGCGAGTACTGATGATGATGTGGTCGTAACCAATGAAGGTAAAAAGACCACACTTTCATTCCTCCGTCAACAGATCAAAAAAGCACCCGGACAACCCAATTTATCTTTAGCAGATTTCATTGCACCTGCTGACAGCGGAAAAAAAGATCATATAGGTGCGTTTGCGGTAACCATTCAGGGCATCGACCAACATATCAAGAAGTTTGAAGCCAACCTTGATGATTATAATAAGATCATGTTACAGGCATTGGCAGATCGCTTAGCAGAAGCATTTGCAGAATTCCTTCACCTGAAAACCAGAAAGGAATATTGGGGATATGATAAGAATGAAACCTTGAGCAATGAAGAGTTGATCAAAGAAAAATATGTGGGTATTCGTCCGGCACCCGGTTATCCAGCTTGCCCAGACCATACAGAAAAATACAAATTATTTGATCTGCTTCAGGTCACTCAAAATATCGGCATAGAGCTTACAGAAAGCCTGGCCATGTATCCTGCATCTTCTGTATGTGGCTGGTATTTCGCTCATCCACAAAGTCAGTATTATGGTGTAGGCAAAATTCAGCAAGATCAATTTGAAGACTATGCGAAAAGAAAAGGCATGTCTCTCGAAACCGCTGAAAAATGGCTAAGACCGGTATTGGAAGGTTAG